The Aspergillus chevalieri M1 DNA, chromosome 5, nearly complete sequence genome includes a region encoding these proteins:
- a CDS encoding chloride channel protein (COG:P;~EggNog:ENOG410PFDT;~InterPro:IPR001807,IPR014743;~PFAM:PF00654;~TransMembrane:10 (i186-204o256-279i364-382o415-439i451-469o489-510i531-550o587-608i615-637o663-688i);~go_component: GO:0016020 - membrane [Evidence IEA];~go_function: GO:0005247 - voltage-gated chloride channel activity [Evidence IEA];~go_process: GO:0006821 - chloride transport [Evidence IEA];~go_process: GO:0055085 - transmembrane transport [Evidence IEA]), protein MPRSIASDLNRPPSRIQLPDEHNDPFHLRTAPPSPSAYRRGYGLVPEEPHSGYQSLREFGETSSLLGKSQDNPTGSRGRSYATINDRHNLAAGSLRRSRHHSRANSQVPRFASRRASMDTERPESVAPSLKDPLTASFLDQRAWYDQFTSTDWVHDSIADNARLRQLRQRKDIRGRLLARVDGAQGWILVAVIGCITAAIAYFVDISDGFVFDLKEGFCTTRWFHSRSSCCRGNMDCNEWYSWSSIMSPARRNNEWVNFGMFVLWVVVLSVVSCSLTLLTKTVVPSTVSLATLDENLGADSSRGRRSDIGSHSPESSSSLCALPSVPPSRPAKVYYPAAGSGVAEVKVINSGFVLHGYLGLKTLVVKTVALIFSVSSGLSLGKEGPYVHIGTCVGNICCRMFSKYNLNDGKRREVLSAAAASGVAVAFGAPIGGVLFSLEEVSYYFPPKTLFRTFFCCIAAALSLKFLNPYGTGKIVLFEVRYLSDWQIFEMILFIFLGILGGAAGALFIKASNLWAKSFRRIPAIKRWPMLEVVLVAVLTGVVSFWNRYTKLPVSELLFELARPCDDPETEIATGLCPRSEGIGEIIRYLSVAFVIKSLLTIVTFGIKVPAGIYVPSMVVGGLMGRIVGHMVQYMAVEYPDYLPFAACPAYTGMESCVTPGVYALVAAGATMCGVTRLSVTLPVILFELTGSLNHVMPFSVAVLCAKWTADAIEPRSIYDLLTDMNSYPFLDNKLQTLSDAELGDIVRPVRNNRIIDISSSPWVPATELRAKLENLLMAGELDSGLPILRHGVLAGLIPAPDLEYALDNVVDEENALCLMTMDASSFGGSDDEDDGTADRVDFTRYIDPAPISLDIHSPIDLVYQCFAKLGLRYLCVLQNGLYAGLVHKKAFVKFLKENE, encoded by the exons ATGCCTCGCTCAATCGCCTCCGATCTCAACAGACCTCCTTCGCGAATCCAGCTCCCCGATGAACACAATGACCCTTTTCATCTCCGGACCGCTCCTCCATCACCATCTGCCTACCGTCGAGGCTATGGATTGGTACCTGAGGAACCCCACTCGGGGTATCAGTCCTTAAGGGAATTCGGAGAGACGAGTAGTCTTCTGGGGAAATCGCAGGATAACCCTACCGGATCTCGAGGTCGTTCGTATGCCACGATTAACGACAGACATAACCTAGCGGCAGGGAGTCTGCGCCGCTCGAGACATCACAGTCGCGCGAACTCGCAGGTTCCCCGTTTTGCCAGTCGACGGGCTAGTATGGATACAGAGCGCCCGGAAAGTGTGGCACCATCGCTCAAGGACCCATTGACGGCGTCGTTTCTGGACCAGCGGGCCTGGTACGATCAGTTTACGTCTACCGACTGGGTTCATGATAGCATTGCCGACAATGCTCGTCTCCGCCAACTGCGACAAAGGAAAGATATCCGTGGTCGGCTTCTGGCTCGTGTTGATGGTGCTCAGGGATGGATATTGGTCGCGGTTATCGGCTGCATCACGGCAGCTATTGCGTATTTCGTGGATATATCGGATGGGTTCGTTTTTGATCTCAAGGAAGGGTTTTGCACGACAAGGTGGTTTCACAGTCGGAGCAGTTGCTGTCGCGGGAACATGGACTGCAATGAATGGTATTCCTGGTCGTCCATCATGAGTCCTGCGCGTCGGAACAACGAGTGGGTGAATTTCGGCATGTTTGTTCTCTGGGTGGTGGTTTTGTCGGTCGTCTCGTGCTCTTTGACTTTGCTGACCAAGACGGTCGTGCCGTCCACTGTGTCGCTGGCAACCCTTGATGAGAATCTCGGGGCAGACTCGTCGCGTGGCAGGAGGTCAGACATAGGCAGCCACAGCCCCGAGTCGTCGTCAAGTCTTTGCGCTCTTCCGTCTGTTCCTCCATCACGTCCAGCCAAGGTCTACTATCCGGCTGCAGGGAGTGGCGTGGCAGAAGTAAAGGTCATCAACAGTGGATTCGTTTTACATGGCTACCTAGGACTCAAGACCCTGGTTGTCAAGACCGTTGCTCTTATCTTCAGTGTTTCGTCCGGCTTGAGTCTGGGCAAAGAAGGCCCTTACGTGCATATCGGCACCTGTGTTGGAAATATCTGCTGCCGGATGTTCTCCAAGTACAACCTCAATGACGGTAAACGTCGTGAGGTCTTGAGTGCCGCCGCAGCTAGTGGTGTGGCAGTGGCCTTTGGTGCACCAATTGGTGGCGTTTTATTCAGCTTGGAGGAGGTCAGCTACTACTTTCCTCCCAAGACCCTGTTCCGGACGTTCTTCTGTTGTATCGCTGCTGCCCTGTCGCTCAAGTTTTTGAATCCATATGGAACGGGGAAGATCGTCTTGTTCGAGGTCCGTTATCTGAGCGACTGGCAAATCTTTGAGATGATCCTCTTCATTTTCCTTGGTATTCTCGGAGGTGCTGCCGGTGCGTTGTTCATCAAGGCCTCCAATCTGTGGGCCAAGTCGTTCCGCCGGATTCCTGCCATTAAGCGCTGGCCTATGCTTGAGGTCGTCCTGGTTGCAGTGTTGACAGGAGTAGTCAGCTTCTGGAATAGATACACCAAGCTGCCCGTTTCTGAACTCTTGTTCGAACTGGCACGACCATGCGATGACCCTGAAACGGAAATTGCCACAGGGTTGTGTCCTCGTTCGGAGGGCATCGGCGAGATAATCCGTTACCTTTCCGTGGCGTTCGTCATCAAGAGTCTTCTGACCATTGTGACCTTTGGTATCAAAGTTCCGGCTGGTATCTATGTGCCGTCCATGGTTGTGGGTGGTTTAATGGGACGCATCGTTGGCCATATGGTTCAGTACATGGCTGTGGAGTACCCCGATTACCTGCCCTTTGCCGCTTGTCCTGCCTACACTGGCATGGAGTCCTGTGTGACTCCTGGTGTGTATGCGTTGGTTGCAGCTGGGGCTACGATGTGCGGTGTTACCCGTCTTTCCGTGACTTTGCCTGTCATTTTATTTGAATTGACAGGAAGTTTGAACCACGTCATGCCATTTTCCGTGGCGGTTCTCTGCGCGAAGTGGACTGCTGATGCTATTGAGCCTCGCAGCATTTAC GATCTGCTAACGGACATGAACTCCTACCCATTCCTCGATAACAAACTACAAACCCTGTCCGACGCCGAGCTAGGAGATATCGTCCGACCAGTACGAAACAACCGTATCATCGACATCTCCAGTTCACCATGGGTACCAGCCACGGAGCTCCGCGCGAAACTCGAGAATCTCCTTATGGCTGGCGAGCTGGATAGTGGTCTGCCCATCCTTCGACACGGCGTGTTGGCTGGATTGATTCCCGCGCCGGATCTTGAGTATGCTCTTGATAATGTGGTGGATGAGGAGAATGCACTGTGTTTGATGACTATGGATGCTTCCTCGTTCGGTGGttcggatgatgaggatgatggcaCGGCTGATCGGGTTGATTTTACCAGATATATTGATCCG GCCCCAATTTCTCTCGACATCCATTCGCCTATAGACCTCGTTTATCAATGTTTCGCTAAGTTGGGCTTGCGGTATCTGTGCGTCCTCCAGAACGGACTGTACGCAGGCCTGGTACATAAGAAAGCGTTTGTGAAGTTTCTCAAAGAAAACGAATGA
- a CDS encoding uncharacterized protein (COG:S;~EggNog:ENOG410PVBW;~InterPro:IPR013595;~PFAM:PF08386): MVQIYLAFLREWIIYMNPTTQTDPRSWNIQKHAFHGIGCSDSTFRANPPQEMYNLIQSQSQQGTFADAFVPQVWVCAQWKMNPAERYEGSWRNISTSFPILSANSPYDPITPLSSAYELPAGFKNSRVVVHEGYGVGF; encoded by the coding sequence ATGGTCCAAATATATCTGGCGTTTTTGCGCGAATGGATCATCTATATGAACCCGACTACCCAGACTGATCCGCGCTCGTGGAATATCCAGAAACACGCCTTCCATGGAATCGGCTGCTCCGACAGTACATTCCGCGCTAACCCCCCTCAGGAGATGTATAATCTGATCCAGTCGCAGTCGCAACAGGGAACCTTTGCCGACGCGTTCGTGCCACAGGTCTGGGTATGTGCTCAGTGGAAGATGAATCCGGCGGAGCGGTACGAAGGCAGCTGGAGGAATATCAGTACCAGTTTCCCGATCTTGTCGGCGAATAGTCCGTACGACCCTATAACTCCGTTGAGCTCTGCGTATGAGCTGCCTGCAGGGTTTAAGAACAGTCGAGTTGTGGTGCATGAGGGGTACGGGGTAGGTTTTTAA
- a CDS encoding uncharacterized protein (COG:S;~EggNog:ENOG410PXBI), translating into MLLERCRTEYPGIAAGPDSIYEHLTAVYARLDIHASGFDNERIPILKLASPAQVAGLGSVVPDSFDSLPQADDALTILQNWMVHHLVALLIHRRQSEESASIPFDLALETLQLEHQFLQFVDATAKLASTANVKSDTIMQQHIAVLQIQAQTSHAILVERAKVPGYAIDQLIDESTFQFDIALSNVSALYSTWRTDEYSNRGFTLSTNIIATLYYICMKTKHRPTLQTALSLLQDSPFSARDGLWDAKTAASVVQGVMPKQEAEEVKLEDVGSDVVNARGGLDGVFQALQIRENNMA; encoded by the coding sequence ATGCTCTTGGAACGGTGTCGGACTGAGTACCCGGGCATCGCCGCTGGACCGGATTCAATATATGAGCATTTAACTGCTGTCTATGCACGTCTGGACATCCATGCCAGCGGCTTTGATAATGAGCGCATCCCCATTTTGAAGCTCGCCTCGCCAGCGCAGGTTGCCGGCTTGGGGTCAGTGGTACCAGACAGCTTTGACAGCTTACCCCAAGCCGATGACGCGTTGACTATACTGCAAAATTGGATGGTGCATCACCTGGTCGCCCTGTTGATACACAGACGGCAATCTGAGGAGAGCGCTAGCATACCATTCGACCTCGCTCTCGAGACGCTACAGCTCGAGCACCAGTTCCTGCAGTTTGTTGATGCGACAGCTAAGCTCGCCTCTACTGCAAATGTTAAGTCAGACACAATTATGCAGCAACATATTGCCGTGTTACAGATACAAGCACAGACCTCCCATGCTATATTGGTGGAGCGGGCGAAGGTGCCTGGGTATGCGATCGATCAATTGATTGACGAATCCACCTTCCAATTCGACATTGCATTGTCGAATGTTTCCGCTTTGTACTCAACTTGGCGGACTGATGAGTACTCTAATCGGGGCTTTACTTTATCCACAAACATCATCGCTACATTATATTACATCTGTATGAAGACCAAGCATCGCCCTACGCTACAAACGGCACTTTCTCTTTTACAAGACTCGCCATTTTCGGCACGAGACGGGCTCTGGGATGCTAAGACTGCCGCATCCGTCGTACAGGGAGTCATGCCAAAGcaggaagcagaagaagTGAAACTGGAAGATGTTGGTTCCGACGTTGTGAACGCTCGCGGTGGTTTGGATGGAGTCTTTCAGGCGTTACAGATCAGAGAAAACAACATGGCATAA
- a CDS encoding uncharacterized protein (COG:O;~EggNog:ENOG410Q1TF;~InterPro:IPR034164,IPR021109,IPR001461,IPR001969, IPR033121;~MEROPS:MER0090759;~PFAM:PF00026;~go_function: GO:0004190 - aspartic-type endopeptidase activity [Evidence IEA];~go_process: GO:0006508 - proteolysis [Evidence IEA]) — protein MYINHESPHSSSININIHRLGTKEKKQSGKTKCVFSTSSLASTTLATTLPLTRRAPTSSTASRLKATKYGTIFDVPATIGKQTFQLLVDTGSSDTYVMQTGFICIDEDTNSTIPEAECLYSNHTYNPDYSDTYRRVEDQYFGIKYGAGIASGDLAYETVSLGGLTVKNQKVGIAQRTNPMGDGVNSGLLGLAYPSITSAHPGNASSSDNSTCFFNRKVYNPLLYHMHQQGVLKEPYFSLALASTPQNDSTAFGGYLSLGELPPVKHSDQWATVPVEIYRTIPVEFTSGNRTRFWWTTTVQSVRYGPKSANKGNSTAFQTFVDSGNNISYLPAAVVDSVNALFDPPATFDDSSKLYVVNCNAKAPLFGLQLGNQTFYHNPADLIQKVDDDLCVSSLAASEDARVGDITVSILGVSFLKSVIAVFDFGKDEMRFAKRLN, from the coding sequence ATGTATATAAACCATGAAAGCCCTCATAGTAGCagcatcaatatcaacatcCATCGTTTGggaacaaaagaaaagaaacaatcaGGCAAAACGAAATGCGTCTTCTCCACCTCCTCACTCGCTAGCACAACCCTAGCAACGACCCTCCCCCTAACCCGACGAGCACCAACCTCTTCCACAGCTTCCCGCCTCAAAGCAACCAAATATGGCACCATCTTCGACGTCCCCGCCACAATCGGCAAGCAAACCTTCCAACTCCTAGTCGACACCGGCAGCAGCGACACCTACGTAATGCAAACCGGCTTCATCTGCATCGACGAGGACACAAATTCTACTATCCCGGAAGCAGAATGCCTGTACTCCAATCACACCTACAACCCCGACTACTCGGATACTTATCGTCGCGTTGAGGACCAGTACTTCGGCATCAAGTACGGCGCAGGTATCGCTAGTGGTGATTTGGCATATGAAACCGTCTCATTGGGTGGCCTCACAGTGAAAAACCAGAAAGTCGGAATCGCACAGCGGACGAACCCAATGGGCGATGGGGTGAATAGCGGACTACTCGGGCTGGCGTATCCGTCTATCACGTCTGCGCATCCAGGTAACGCCTCGAGTTCGGATAACAGCACGTGCTTCTTCAATCGGAAGGTGTATAACCCGCTGCTGTATCATATGCACCAGCAAGGTGTTCTGAAGGAGCCCTATTTCAGTCTTGCGCTGGCGTCTACGCCGCAGAATGACTCTACGGCGTTTGGGGGGTATTTGTCGCTTGGTGAGCTGCCGCCCGTGAAGCATAGTGATCAGTGGGCGACTGTGCCTGTTGAAATTTATCGGACTATTCCTGTGGAATTCACGTCTGGGAATCGTACGCGGTTTTGGTGGACAACGACTGTGCAGAGTGTTCGATATGGCCCAAAGTCAGCGAATAAGGGCAACTCGACTGCCTTCCAGACGTTCGTCGACTCCGGGAACAATATCTCCTACCTCCcggctgctgttgttgacTCTGTCAATGCACTTTTTGACCCCCCGGCTACATTCGATGACTCGTCGAAGCTGTATGTGGTCAATTGCAATGCGAAAGCTCCGCTTTTTGGTCTGCAGCTTGGAAACCAGACATTTTACCATAATCCTGCGGATTTGATCCAGAAGGTGGATGATGATCTTTGCGTGTCTTCTCTTGCAGCGTCAGAGGATGCGCGCGTTGGTGATATTACGGTGAGTATCCTGGGTGTGTCGTTCTTGAAGAGTGTCATCGCTGTTTTTGATTTTGGAAAGGATGAGATGAGGTTCGCGAAGAGGTTGAACTAG
- a CDS encoding putative MFS transporter (COG:G;~EggNog:ENOG410PHMC;~InterPro:IPR020846,IPR011701,IPR036259;~PFAM:PF07690;~TransMembrane:12 (i74-92o112-130i142-161o167-189i201-224o230-249i299-319o339-358i379-398o410-433i445-464o476-498i);~go_function: GO:0022857 - transmembrane transporter activity [Evidence IEA];~go_process: GO:0055085 - transmembrane transport [Evidence IEA]), with protein MSLETKESSIEEIDNGKAYAENVEQGQIMMTDIKSLLSEPHREYLLQRHGTLELDPIPSPSGADPYNWPTWKKLINLVLVAFHASISTITASSITPAYKDIAIDLGVSLQRASYLTSLQIAILGGGPFIWKPLSHRFGRRPIFLLSLILSAVCNVGCAKSPTYASMAAARALTALFISPAAAIGSAVVAETFFKRDRAKYMGVWTLMITVGVPIGPLVFGFVAYRVGYRWIYWVLAITNGVQFILYLFLGPETRYVGGSVEDQSSTLKSQYLSLRRIDPSSLTWMEFIRPLFMAKHTNVLFPSIIYAMVFLFGSVLITVEVPQLLQEKFELNTEQLGLQFLGVIIGSVLGEQIGGSLSDFWMNSRARRIQRKPGPEFRLWLSYPGILLAIVGIIVFLVCTEQAPEGHWVVNPIVGTAVAAFGNQIVTTVMITYAVDCCPQDPGNVGVFITFVRQTWAFIGPFWLPDMFENVGVAASSGITTALMVIFSLVFAVLLHAFGKKWRPGIE; from the exons ATGTCGTTAGAGACGAAAGAGTCCTCGATCGAGGAGATAGACAATGGCAAAGCATATGCGGAAAACGTTGAACAGGGTCAGATAATGATGACCGATATCAAGTCTTTGCTTTCTGAGCCCCATCGGGAGTATCTTCTTCAGCGCCATGGCACGCTCGAACTAGATCCAATTCCCAGTCCGTCTGGTGCGGATCCATATAACTGGCCGACTTGGAAG AAACTAATCAATCTAGTCCTCGTCGCCTTCCACGCCAGCATCTCAACAATCACAGCCTCCAGCATCACACCCGCATACAAAGACATCGCAATCGACCTCGGTGTATCACTCCAACGAGCAAGCTACCTCACCTCCCTCCAGATCGCCATCCTCGGTGGAGGACCGTTTATCTGGAAACCTCTATCTCATCGCTTCGGTCGACGCCCTATCTTCCTGCTCTCACTTATACTAAGCGCGGTCTGCAATGTTGGATGTGCAAAAAGTCCGACATATGCGTCCATGGCGGCGGCCAGGGCTCTAACGGCACTTTTTATCTCACCTGCTGCAGCCATCGGGAGTGCTGTTGTGGCGGAGACATTTTTCAAGAGGGATAGGGCAAAATATATGGGCGTTTGGACTTTGATGATCACCGTTGGGGTTCCAATTG GACCGCTTGTCTTCGGTTTCGTTGCATATCGTGTCGGCTATCGTTGGATATACTGGGTCCTGGCTATCACTAATGGTGTCCAGTTTATCCTATATCTCTTCCTCGGTCCGGAGACGCGATATGTGGGCGGCAGCGTCGAGGACCAGTCCTCAACCCTGAAATCTCAGTACCTTTCCTTGCGACGAATCGACCCCAGTTCGCTAACATGGATGGAGTTTATCCGTCCCCTGTTCATGGCCAAACATACGAACGTCCTCTTCCCCTCTATTATCTATGCCAtggtcttcctcttcggcaGCGTGCTCATCACAGTCGAAGTCCCGCAACTCCTACAGGAAAAGTTCGAACTGAACACAGAACAACTAGGCCTGCAATTTCTCGGTGTAATCATTGGTTCGGTGCTAGGCGAACAAATCGGTGGCTCTCTGTCAGACTTTTGGATGAATTCTCGCGCACGCCGGATACAGCGCAAACCAGGGCCTGAGTTTCGTCTTTGGCTGAGCTATCCGGGTATTCTCTTGGCCATTGTGGGTATTATCGTATTCCTGGTGTGTACGGAGCAAGCACCTGAGGGCCATTGGGTCGTAAATCCTATCGTCGGGACGGCGGTTGCAGCATTTGGAAACCAGATTGTCACGACGGTTATGATTACTTACGCGGTGGATTGTTGTCCACAGGATCCGGGGAATGTGGGTGTGTTTATCACCTTTGTAAGGCAGACGTGGGCGTTTATTGGGCCGTTTTG GCTCCCTGATATGTTTGAGAATGTAGGTGTGGCGGCTAGTTCTGGGATTACGACTGCTCTTATGGTCATTTTTAGCTTGGTATTTGCTGTGCTTCTGCATGCGTTTGGGAAGAAATGGAGGCCTGGTATTGAATAG
- a CDS encoding uncharacterized protein (COG:V;~EggNog:ENOG410PMCJ;~InterPro:IPR036291,IPR001509;~PFAM:PF13460,PF05368,PF01370;~go_function: GO:0003824 - catalytic activity [Evidence IEA]): protein MTTERYTLPPGSRILVTGANGYIASHVVNELLSLGYVVRGTVRSPKPWLNEYFEQRYGRNVFETAIMTSFEDRDAIGHVLDGVDGVAHLASDLTFGTDPKAVIPWVVQASLNILEAAAKRPSIKRVVLASSSSATYMLSPDPNGRQIHKDTWNETAVKAAWDERTAEEDKGVAVYAASKAEGERQSWKWVEQHQPRFVFNTVLPCFNVGRILHPEIPGSTMGWVRKLLQGDNTAFSRFPEQYYVDVEDVARLCVIGLLDETVKSERIFAFAEQANWTDTVTMLRELRPNNEHIPDPPENELRDRTEVLPRGRAEALLRGFYGLSGFTSVKDSLEKGIEGWE, encoded by the exons ATGACCACAGAAAGATATACCCTGCCCCCGGGATCCCGAATCCTCGTCACTGGCGCCAACGGCTACATCGCATCCCATGTGGTTAATGAATTACTGAGCCTTGGATACGTGGTGCGGGGAACCGTCCGCTCGCCGAAACCATGGTTAAACGAATACTTCGAACAAAGATATGGACGGAACGTGTTTGAAACAGCCATTATGACGTCCTTTGAAGACAGGGATGCTATTGGACATGTACTAGATGGCGTGGATGGTGTCGCTCACTTG GCATCCGACTTGACGTTCGGCACCGACCCCAAAGCTGTGATTCCTTGGGTGGTTCAGGCTTCGCTCAACATTTTGGAAGCCGCTGCCAAAAGGCCGTCTATCAAGCGCGTGGTGTTGGCTTCTTCATCGAGTGCGACGTATATGCTTTCTCCTGATCCCAACGGACGGCAGATTCATAAAG ATACATGGAATGAAACCGCTGTGAAAGCTGCATGGGATGAAAGAACCGCCGAGGAAGATAAAGGCGTTGCGGTCTATGCTGCATCCAAAGCTGAAGGAGAACGGCAATCGTGGAAATGGGTCGAGCAGCATCAGCCTCGGTTTGTATTCAACACTGTTTTGCCATGTTTTAAT GTTGGAAGAATCCTTCACCCAGAAATCCCCGGCTCGACAATGGGTTGGGTTCGCAAGCTACTACAAGGTGATAATACAGCGTTCTCAAGGTTCCCTGAGC AATACTACGTTGACGTCGAGGACGTCGCCCGACTCTGCGTGATTGGCCTCTTGGACGAAACGGTAAAATCAGAGCGCATCTTCGCCTTCGCAGAACAGGCGAACTGGACGGACACTGTCACCATGCTTCGCGAACTTCGGCCGAATAACGAGCACATTCCGGACCCTCCTGAAAATGAATTGAGAGATCGAACCGAGGTTCTTCCGCGAGGAAGAGCAGAGGCTTTGCTTCGTGGGTTCTATGGACTGTCTGGGTTTACCTCCGTGAAGGATAGTTTGGAAAAGGGGATTGAGGGGTGGGAATGA